The genomic stretch aataaaataaaaagtacacgCATCAATGAGCGCGCAGTCCAGCAGACGATAATAAAGCGGCACTGTGATGTCAAACactgatcggtctgtgcagcgccacttcagTTTGGGGTGTCCGTTGAGCTCTGTCACGAAATATACATCATTCACCCGGACAAATCAGGTTGTGATCGTATCACTATGCCTCTAGTTTCAGTATCTTTAGGTTCACAGTCAAAAATGCCAGTGTGAACGCCAAGTGGACCAGGAccaaatgtattgttttctttttttggtccGGACCAAATCAACCAAGTGAACCAAACTACAAGTGTGAACGCACCCTAAAATTAcagatcttattgtgaatgaaTTATCCATGTGTGTTTTACAATGGGGTCCCAATGCAGGAGAAAAGCTAGCTCGCTAATTCTGTTTCATTGCCACTTTATGTATGTGACGTACACTGCTCTCGGGATAACACAACCAacaacagaaatgatcatgaaccaGTGGCAGATTGAAGGAGTTTAACAGCTGCCATGATGTTTTCTGGGAAGTTCACGTTGGAAAGTTTTCAGGAAAGTTTTCTTTGGTGAGGTGTTTCAGTCTACCAAAATAACTCCAGAGCATCTTCAGATTGTGTTTGAAATTGTATTACTCATTTGTTCTGTTCGATTGGTCTTCAACTATGTATTGTGGCCTTTATAGCACAAGCTTTGgtataaatgtgaatgttttgTGATAAACTGTTAAAGTGATATTTTGTAATTGTAGTTAACCCCAATACTTGTAGTTGTGGTATTGTTTTGGTCTGCATCATGATAAAAGTTACATAGTTAAGATTGATGACAGTAATGCAGCTTTtgcctcaaatttttttttttctatctattCTAAGTATTCTTCTAACAGATCTATGAATCCATGCTAACTGATTCTTAATCACAGAACAGTGGCATGAGTTTTGAGAAAGCAGCACAAGATGTTCATGTTGGGACACTGAATGCGTTCCAGAGTCTTACTCTTGGACAGTGCAGAGGGGAAGTGGAATGGAAACACACAAGGGTTTAGTCAAAAGATTCAGGCTGTAATTGAACGCATGTGTTGCAGATGGGGTCTGATGACGTGGCCGTGTAACAGAGGAGATTTCCCAGCCTGGAAGCACAGACACCGTCTGTCAGAGGCTCAAGGTTCAGCAGTGAAGGGAATATTTCCAGTGTGCTGCTGCAGAAACATTTGCATAAAGCACTAGGTGGACTGAGAGTTTGTGTCTATGCAAAGAGCCGTCACATGTTCCACAAACCAAAGCATTACATGATGTCAAGTGTGAGGAAATTCAACCCTTCCTGGAATCTGGGACTAGATTTACAAAAGATTCTTAAGAATGAAACGGCTAGTGTATTTTATTCTTAACTTGAGAATAGTTAATGATATTTAGTAGTCCTAAAAACATCACTACTACTACTTCTTCAAGGTGCAGTCGCATTAGCAGAATTTCAGGTACATTTTGTGTAGAAAACAGGTTGTTTAGTCTATTGTCAGTAGCACAGTTCACACAGAAGTCTTTCTCAAAGCAAGCGTCTGATTTCAGCGTGAACGTGAGTGGAATCTGTGTGGGAAACCTTCCTGCCTTCATGTGATACTTTCACTTGTGTTGATTTCTCTTCAGATGACTGGAGTTTTAGGATTGTGCGTTTTAGGATATATGTATATTAGCGCCCATACACAATGTGTTCAGTCTAGAGAGAGTGCAAGTGAATGCATCAGACCaaaattaccatttaaatgttCTGAAGAATTTAGACCTATTTGAGAATTTAAGAATGTTCTATTTGGAACACTGTCACAGAACTAATGAATCTTTAGAATCTTAAACACATCTGCGTCAGTCTGGCTTCCGATGCTCAGTAGAAGATGTGCGTCTGGCCTGCAGACCAACAGAACGTCAGAGAGCAGTAGGAGGTCGATAGTAAGTGATTTAGCTCTCATGTGTTGTGAAAGGGCCTCCGTAATGAATTGTTTGCTGCACACTAACTGAATTAATAATGACTTTGCCTTCCCATCAGACTCTTGGCTTCTTCAGTGCACTGTtctccttctgtcacggtttcaCCAATGGCTGTTTGGTGTCTGTGGCTGTAGgtgaaatatttagcagcactGACCGAGCCATCTCTCTTCATCTCTCCCAGGGCTTCGACCCTCCCCATCAGAGTGACACACGCACAGTCTACATAGCAAACAAGTTCCCCCAGCACGGCCATTATATTCCTCCCAGGTTTGCAGACAACAGGATCATCTCCTCCAAGGTAAGAGCAGACCGCATGATTGCTCTCAacggttcttaaaaaaaaaaggcatcaaTCCCTTGActcatgtgtgcatgtgtttccCTGCTCACGTTGAGAATTTGGCAGTAAAATCCTCCATGCTGTTTTGTTTGCGTTTTGTAGTACACCATATGGAACTTCATCCCCAAGAATTTGTTTGAGCAGTTCAGAAGGATCGccaatttttattttctcatcatCTTCTTGGTTCAGGTAAGCCCAGGtcgtgtgatgatgatgatgatgatgatgatgatgatgatcttcGTCACCAGTGTTTCCCACAGGAGAGCTGCTGTAGCTCGAGAGCAAAATGACTTTCATATttagtaaatacattttgaagCTATTTTAGTGTCTTGAAAAAGTAATACAGGTTCAGcgacatcagtgctggatatagTTCCTGTCGGTAAAGATTATGTTGACTACAAACATCTCTGTGGTGTTAAAGTACAACACGACAGCAATCAAAACTCTCGACATGTCATCGAGCGTGAATCACAGCTGATATTATGCTCTGAATTCACTCGGTGACTGGATTCCTGCTGGAATGACCGGATATTATCTGGGAAAATCAGCATAACTAGGAACATGTGACCACACCTTTAAACTCATTGCAATATAAACAATATGTTATGTTGCCAACATAGTAATAACACAAATATCATTTGGATTTATGATAGATAGTACTCTTaagaaaaaaggaacaaaagctgtcactggggcattacattttaaaatttaaggTACTTATATGCACCTCTTTGGGgttaagggttagggttagggtttgaaAGGGTACTGTCCCAGTGGcagctttttatattaaaataaataaataaattctgagaTGAAGCACGTCTCTTGTTTTCTCAAAGGCAGTATATGACACAGTTTCTAACCCGATCCTCTCTCTGCTCTACAGTTAATGATAGACACACCCACTTCCCCTATAACCAGTGGACTTCCCCTGTTCTTTGTCATCACAGTGACTGCCATCAAGCaggtgagtgtgtgagcgtgtgttcATGGATCAGGATGTGTGTGCAGGGTTGTGCCAGAGTGTCAGGTGTCTGTTCTTCGTaatctcgctctcacacacaggGATATGAAGACTGGCTGAGGCACAAAGCCGACAATGAAGTGAACGGAGCACCTGTGTTTGTCGTGCGCAGCGGCAGTCTGGTCCAAACCAAATCTAAGAATATCCGAGTGAGTTTCAGCCCAAAACACCTCCTTGTCCCCCCAGTCGTGTTAATAAACAGCTTCTTCAGACGTCATGTCATGCTGGTGTATATTCCTCCTGTGATCTCTTAGGTAGGTGATATTGTGAGAGTAGCCAAAGATGAGACGTTTCCTGCGGATCTGGTGCTTTTGTCATCGGATCGGGCCGAGGGGACGTGCCAcatcaccaccaccagcctggACGGAGAGACCAACCTGAAGGTCTGAACATATTGTCTTTGTACAACAGCGTCTCACTCAATTTCTCAGAGAGGTTTCTGAATAAACACAGTAGTCGCAATTCTTGAATTTCTTTTagaaattgtcatttttttcaggtttccatGAAATTGTATTGCAATGTTTAACCACTTCACAAATAAAGCGATCACAGATTCACCGTCTGCGTCTGGCTGATGTCTTGATAGAAATGGTTTAATGTCCAGATGTTAGGGTTTGacagtgcgtgcgtgtgtgtgtgtgaagtcagAAGTGAGATGTGTGAGATGACTGTAGCTCTGTGCTGGTGTGCAGACGCACTATGCGGTGCCAGAAACAGCGGTGTCTCAGTCGGTGTCGCGGCTGGAGTCTCTGCAGGCCGTGTTGGAGTGCCAGCAGCCCGAGGCAGACTTATACAGGTACACCATCAGATCACCCAAATCCTCCTCAGACCCGGGAGTCCTCACACAGCATCTGCTCTCCTCCTCTCAGGTTCGTCGGGAGAATAACAGTGACCCAACAAGGAGAGGAGATCGTCCGGTAAGACCAGCTGCAGATCTGAGATCGATACGCTTCTGATGTGTGTGAATTGTATTTCAGTTGTTCATTTACTCATAATTTTGGTTATTCCTTTCAGACCTTTAGGACCAGAGAACCTCCTGCTTCGAGGAGCAAGATTAAAAAACACCAAAGAAATCTTTGGTACGGCATTCACACCATTAGGGTCCAACAGCATGGATTCACAATGGAGCTTATTTCGTATTTTATCACTGCACTTTACTCCTGAAAACAGTTTGTgtttgtaatctttaatcaaagtTGGGATCTTTCTGAAACATGTAGAGCGTAACTGTATGGTTGAATCGTGCAGGTGTGGCCGTGTACACAGGCATGGAGTCCAAGATGGCTCTGAACTACAAGTGCAAGTCCCAGAAGCGCTCTGCGGTGGAGAAGTATGTGTGTCATTTCTGCTTTACGTCAGTGCTCCGTTACGACCACATCATGTCTCGCCTCTCTCAAACAGATCCATGAACACGTTTCTCATCATCTACTTGGGCATCCTGCTGTTTGAAGCCATCCTCAGCACTATTTTGAAGTACGCCTGGCAGGCGGAGAACAAGTGGGACGAGCCGTTTTACAACCAGAAGACCGCCCAGGAGAGaaacagcagtcaggtcggcttATGAGGCTCATATCAGTCTAGATTGATATCTGGCAGATCGGGTTTCATTAAGACTTTCTCCTCACAGATCTTGAAGTTTATTTCCGACTTCCTGGCGTTCCTGGTGCTGTACAACTTCATCATCCCCATCTCGCTGTACGTGACTGTGGAGATGCAGAAGTTTCTGGGCTCTTTCTTCATCGGCTGGGACTTGGATCTGTATCATGAAGAGAGCGACCAGAAGGCCCAAGTCAACACATCAGACCTCAACGAGGAGCtgggccaggtgtgtgtgtgtgtgattagatCTGTAACACTGCCTGAGAGGAGTATAACCATACTAATGTTGCGCCCGCAGGTGGAGTATGTTTTCACAGATAAAACAGGAACTCTCACGGAGAACGAGATGCAGTTCAGAGAGTGTTCTATCAACGGGATCAAATACCAGGAGATCAACGGGAAGCTCGTCCCTGAAGGAATGACTGAAGACTCTCCAGACGGATCGCTGCCTTGTTTGGTAAGCTTCAGTTTTACCGCTCGGCTGGGGAGGATAGTGGTGCAGAGACACCAAACTTGATGTTTGTACTACAAATGGAAAACGGAGTCAAAATAGTGAATTTCTATGTTGTGTgagtagggctgggataaacgattattttttaaactattagtCTAGCGATTATtgtttcgatgcatcgattaatctaacgattattttttccaGACCAATTTGATTTCGATCATCTCCCCATTAGTTGACTACTAACATGTACATGTTGCTTtaaatatctgaatgaaaaaaacatgaattccttaatattgcaatatatgtttattttattatactaaataaaagactgactaagaatgcattactttgcacttgtatagagatagcattcaataaaaccttgacgCCTTGAAAACACATTACTGAACACATAatgcctagcttactgaaaaaaagttgatgtcaacttgatgtctagcattcaataaaaaaggtcacccaaaatacttgtttaaagcaattgaaagaatacagtaaccaatgtaaacttgagggctttaagctaatacagagagtgcttttccaaaaaaataaataaataaaaattaacagtgggagccagcagcctgtcatggagaaaaaaaaaatctccgaatgctccacgtgaaacttgtagcgctcgtgtagtttgaagactgtgagtgcgctaacgcgcgtgaaactttggtgtttcgccctttttctatcgtgtttaattattttgattaatatgcacgagggagagagagagcaagaagcgctcgtgttgtttgaagactttgagtgcgcgagcgcgcgtgaaactttggtgtttcgccctttttctatcatgtttaaagattttgattaatatgcacgagggagagagagagcaagaagcgctcgtgttgtttgaagactttgagtgcgcgagcgcgcgtgaaactttggtgtttcgccctttttctatcgtgtttaaagattttgattaatatgcacaagggagagagagagcaagaagcgctcgtgttgtttgaagactgtgagtgcgcgcgcagccggggctctctctcgtacgtgcCCTGTCAGACGCGTACactctattctacatcactcaccgatcaaataaggctttgacagccgccaaaaaaagatcaatgcagaaaaacccctggattggttctataacgttggacagaatgttgatccggccatcgcgtatattcagcgcacataaggtaaacgttttgcaaatgttttttgcagGGATGACAAGGTTTGACGAAAGAAAAACTTGGAAAAAGACGGATATGATCAGCTTATTTGGGTAGACTTAAGTTTGGGGACACAAAATTTGGGGAGCAAACTTGTTTTCACACAACATacgaatatataaatgtatgtaacaCTAGGCCATTCAGATTTGGCGTTATTAGCCAATAAAAGATGATTGGCAGCTGGCGGCaatgttttttataaatcattttagaGGAAATGTTAGGAAAAGAGGAAGCTTATTTCCAATGTTCATACAGTTATGCCTTGATTAAAGATTTTGAGTTGTAGCACCGTGCTATTTTGACACACTTTGCTTGGCCTTCTAATGAATATTGAATGAGAAAGACATAAAATAGCATCATGAAATacaataaagtgtgtgtgtgtgtgtgcacctttcAGAGCAGGGAGGAGGAGTTGTTCCTGAAAGCCGTCTCACTGTGTCACACGGTTCAGATCAGCTATGATCAGACGGATGGGCCGGGAGACCCCTTCTCACACGCCAACGGCTTCTCGCCCCAGATGGAGTATTACGCCTCGTCTCCTGACGAGAAAGCACTAGTGGAAGCCAccaagaggtgtgtgtgtgtttatgtgtgtttttatgtcaATGTGCCAGATATCTTCTTTTGACCATGActgttaaaacatgaaaaacacataTGGTGGACTCTATCTTTTGACTGCAGGATGGGGGTGACGTTTATGGGAAGCCATGGAGAAATCATGGAGATTAAAACGTTTGGAAAAGCAGAGAAGTACATCACACGCTCCTGTTTATTTTAGCTCGCTAAATGTGAGCCAGAGTCGTCTGTTTAACAGCTGTCTTTCGGGCCGCAGGTACAAACTGCTCCACGTTCTGGAGTTTGACGCGGACCGCAGGAGGATGAGTGTGATTCTGCAGAAGCCCTCAGGCATGTGCCTCTGAACACACGCGTGCGGTGCATCACTGAAGCGCAGCCTGACCCGTTATCTAATGACCTTCTGTCTCTCGTCAGGTGAGAAGGTGCTATTCACGAAAGGAGCCGAGTCCGCCGTTCTGCCCTACGCCACGAGCGGCGAGATGGAGAAAACCAGAGTCCACGTGGATGAGTTTGCTCTGGTGAGCTCTCTACATCATGCTTGCTCACGACTTCACTCGAGTTACTAGATCTCCTATGAAGGCTCGGTCACATACTCAAACATTTGGGTGTGCGAGCGCCTGCTGAACTTCTTCTTCAGACATCTAAAAGTCTCGCTGAAATGTCGAGGTCTGGTCTGAGTTCAGCTTCTTTCATTTGGATGAGGTTGATGAGAGCGCTGCAGTTCATTAGCTCCTCATTatcagctgacacacacacacacacacacacacggaggaTTGTATTGAGACTCATGGGATGTTTCAGACACAGCAGCCACATTGAAATGCCGCTCCACACACTGAATGCTCTCTGTGTCTGTGCTTCTTGGCCAGCAGTTTATTCTCTGTTTTCCTGTACACCTATCTGTGTGTTACATCGTTCTGAGTATACTACAGCAAATCCACTCCTTCATTTGGGTTTGAATCAGTAGAATGGAGTTTCTTCCTCAGGGTCATGTTGGTGTGTCCCGTCTCTCTCTTGTAGAAGGGTTTGAGGACGTTGGTGGTGGCCTGCAGACACTTCAGTGCAGATGAGTATCAGGAAGTGGACCGGCGGCTCCATGAGGCCAGAACGGCTCTGCAGCAGAGAGAGGAACGACTGGTCGAGGTCTTCAACTTCATCGAGAAAGACCTGGAGCTGCTGGGAGCGACCGCCGTGGAGGACaagtgagtcacacacacacacacacacacacacacacacacacactctaatttGATGCTGAGGTTGAGACAGCTACAGTCATTTAAACAATATAAACATGCATAATTGCTGAAACTTAATTTATGTTCGATATTTACTCGTTTAGATCAtaataaatcatttgaaaatgaattaaatggggaaaaaaaatgaataaatatgttcTTTAGATGGCAACTTAATCATGTTacagtatttttcataaataGAACAATAATATAACATGAATACAATGACAAGTATGACACAAATACATCATAGTGCCCTTGCGGACGTGATTGGTCAATACTGTACAATGCTGGCACACTATTGGTCAAATtacttttcagtcattacctACAGCAAGTATGAAAATAACAGGAAAACTATATCCAAACCTGAACACTGAGCAGAAAATCCAGCCAGGAAATAAATATTCGGATCCACCAGGTTTGCAAGTTTATtagatatgaatatatatatatgtttaactgatataaatgcatatttgctgaaaACTGACAGTAGATGAGAAAGTATTCGCCTCTGGCGTCTGCCTTTCTGTTACTAATAAAAGCCTTTCTCTAATGTTTCAAAGCTTATTGTATTATAAGTGTAGAAAACTTTTAATATCTGACAGGGCACCTGAATTCCTGCTGAAACCGGTGTGTCACGTAATGTTAAACTGATCGTACCTTAATAGTCAGAGAAACGTGATGGTCTGAGTTTAGCTTTGGTGATGGGGAGCTGTTTCTGTGTGTCAGGTGTGAAGAGCTGATGTTAATCTGCACATTTAATCGGGCCTCGGGGACACAACGAGCCCTGACTACATCTGAAATCATGTGTTTGCCATTCTCTGCCGTCTCCAGAGGAAACGCCACTAGTGTGCTCTGTTTATGACTGTGTGAAGTCCAGGAGAACAGATGCATTTAACAGGTCGAAAGAACATACTACTGAACTGTTTTTAGCTTATTCTAATTTGGTATTGAGTTTACTGTGTCCAGACAAGTCCATAATAAAGGAACCATTccacaatatacattttattaagtaacataaaacaaaaatcatattGAATGCTTGACCGTTATAATTGTTTACATGGAAGGCcattaatgcaaaaatataaacaacaaaataaagctttaataatataaagtcattgtataatttgatcaaattaatggaTAAAAAGTGCCTTGATTTCATGTTGTTTGATGAAAATACTAGACAACAACCACAAAACAGTAGAAAACAACTTTCCAGCAAGAGGtaattcagaaaaataaaaccCATTTGGTTATGTACACAACATCATTGATGATGCATTGTTTAATGTTTGTGTGAAaggtttttattataaatataaataaataaataaatatatatatatatatatatatatatatatatatatatatatatatatatatatatatatatattaaatgtgttttagtccAATCAGTGGTGTGTGTCAGCATTATTCTCATTAACTTTAaatgaaaaccataaaaaactaaagaaaatgcatgtgaactggagtgaaataaaatataaaaatgtatacattcgaatttattattattattatacatagaaTATTTTTTAGCTAGTTGCTAAGGCaaaatttcttatttaaaaaaacaagtcaaaccacaacaaaatttatatttttttttattaaatttaaaagtaaaaccgaaaatgtaaaattaaaaatgaatgaaaattttattaaaaaatattaacaaaaataagatCAATAGTTTAATAGAACAATGGTAAAATTTAATATCAatgataaaagtaataaaaatatgttattgaaaatattttttgtattcattgtaaaagtaaaatgaatactttttatcAGCTGACATGAGAAAAACCACCTTATTCAAAACTAGTCACGCAGTTTGCATTCACTCTGTCATTATCACATGACGTCTTCAATACATCAGAATCTGTTATGTGTGATTGTGCTTGTGTTGTTTCTGTGTGCTGTGAGATCCAGAtgctctgaccggtgtgtgtgtgtgtgtgtgcaggctgcAGGACAAGGTCCAGGAGACGATTGAATCTCTGCGAC from Carassius gibelio isolate Cgi1373 ecotype wild population from Czech Republic chromosome A22, carGib1.2-hapl.c, whole genome shotgun sequence encodes the following:
- the LOC127943300 gene encoding phospholipid-transporting ATPase IF isoform X3: MIRWIRQQLGFDPPHQSDTRTVYIANKFPQHGHYIPPRFADNRIISSKYTIWNFIPKNLFEQFRRIANFYFLIIFLVQLMIDTPTSPITSGLPLFFVITVTAIKQGYEDWLRHKADNEVNGAPVFVVRSGSLVQTKSKNIRVGDIVRVAKDETFPADLVLLSSDRAEGTCHITTTSLDGETNLKTHYAVPETAVSQSVSRLESLQAVLECQQPEADLYRFVGRITVTQQGEEIVRPLGPENLLLRGARLKNTKEIFGVAVYTGMESKMALNYKCKSQKRSAVEKSMNTFLIIYLGILLFEAILSTILKYAWQAENKWDEPFYNQKTAQERNSSQILKFISDFLAFLVLYNFIIPISLYVTVEMQKFLGSFFIGWDLDLYHEESDQKAQVNTSDLNEELGQVEYVFTDKTGTLTENEMQFRECSINGIKYQEINGKLVPEGMTEDSPDGSLPCLSREEELFLKAVSLCHTVQISYDQTDGPGDPFSHANGFSPQMEYYASSPDEKALVEATKRMGVTFMGSHGEIMEIKTFGKAEKYKLLHVLEFDADRRRMSVILQKPSGEKVLFTKGAESAVLPYATSGEMEKTRVHVDEFALKGLRTLVVACRHFSADEYQEVDRRLHEARTALQQREERLVEVFNFIEKDLELLGATAVEDKLQDKVQETIESLRLAGIKVWVLTGDKHETAVSVSLSCGHFHRTMNILELVQQESDRECAVQLRTLARRIREDHVIQHGLVVDGVSLSLTLREHEKLFLEVCKSCSAVLCCRMAPLQKAKVVRLLKTSPEKPITLAIGDGANDVSMIQEAHVGIGIMGKEGRQAVRNSDYAIARFKFLAKLLLVHGHFYYIRIATLVQYFFYKNVCFITPQFLYQFFCLFSQQTLYDSVYLTLYNICFTSLPILVYSLFEQLVHPDVLQSKPALYRDISKNSLLSFKTFLYWTFLGFCHAFVFFFGSYILMGEDTTLMGNGQILRANRQLMFGNWTFGTLVFTVMVITVTLKLALETHFWTWMNHFVTWGSIAFYFIFSLFYGGIIWPFLHTQDMYFVFVQLLSSGSAWFAIFIIVITCLFPDVIKKVFYRHLQPTNTQKSQFIEDYQGIGCVDSMCCSSEGQNVCSRLGRLVERMMARCDPARATRSLSDSDTFFSNDRSILTLSPMEVSHC
- the LOC127943300 gene encoding phospholipid-transporting ATPase IF isoform X2; the protein is MIRWIRQQLGFDPPHQSDTRTVYIANKFPQHGHYIPPRFADNRIISSKYTIWNFIPKNLFEQFRRIANFYFLIIFLVQLMIDTPTSPITSGLPLFFVITVTAIKQGYEDWLRHKADNEVNGAPVFVVRSGSLVQTKSKNIRVGDIVRVAKDETFPADLVLLSSDRAEGTCHITTTSLDGETNLKTHYAVPETAVSQSVSRLESLQAVLECQQPEADLYRFVGRITVTQQGEEIVRPLGPENLLLRGARLKNTKEIFGVAVYTGMESKMALNYKCKSQKRSAVEKSMNTFLIIYLGILLFEAILSTILKYAWQAENKWDEPFYNQKTAQERNSSQILKFISDFLAFLVLYNFIIPISLYVTVEMQKFLGSFFIGWDLDLYHEESDQKAQVNTSDLNEELGQVEYVFTDKTGTLTENEMQFRECSINGIKYQEINGKLVPEGMTEDSPDGSLPCLSREEELFLKAVSLCHTVQISYDQTDGPGDPFSHANGFSPQMEYYASSPDEKALVEATKRMGVTFMGSHGEIMEIKTFGKAEKYKLLHVLEFDADRRRMSVILQKPSGEKVLFTKGAESAVLPYATSGEMEKTRVHVDEFALKGLRTLVVACRHFSADEYQEVDRRLHEARTALQQREERLVEVFNFIEKDLELLGATAVEDKLQDKVQETIESLRLAGIKVWVLTGDKHETAVSVSLSCGHFHRTMNILELVQQESDRECAVQLRTLARRIREDHVIQHGLVVDGVSLSLTLREHEKLFLEVCKSCSAVLCCRMAPLQKAKVVRLLKTSPEKPITLAIGDGANDVSMIQEAHVGIGIMGKEGRQAVRNSDYAIARFKFLAKLLLVHGHFYYIRIATLVQYFFYKNVCFITPQFLYQFFCLFSQQTLYDSVYLTLYNICFTSLPILVYSLFEQLVHPDVLQSKPALYRDISKNSLLSFKTFLYWTFLGFCHAFVFFFGSYILMGEDTTLMGNGQILRANRQLMFGNWTFGTLVFTVMVITVTLKLALETHFWTWMNHFVTWGSIAFYFIFSLFYGGIIWPFLHTQDMYFVFVQLLSSGSAWFAIFIIVITCLFPDVIKKVFYRHLQPTNTQKSQFIEDYQGIGCVDSMCCSSEGQNVCSRLGRLVERMMARCDPARATRCDLSLSNLCCKHISYKLEHDEPAALDE
- the LOC127943300 gene encoding phospholipid-transporting ATPase IF isoform X5 encodes the protein MIRWIRQQLGFDPPHQSDTRTVYIANKFPQHGHYIPPRFADNRIISSKYTIWNFIPKNLFEQFRRIANFYFLIIFLVQLMIDTPTSPITSGLPLFFVITVTAIKQGYEDWLRHKADNEVNGAPVFVVRSGSLVQTKSKNIRVGDIVRVAKDETFPADLVLLSSDRAEGTCHITTTSLDGETNLKTHYAVPETAVSQSVSRLESLQAVLECQQPEADLYRFVGRITVTQQGEEIVRPLGPENLLLRGARLKNTKEIFGVAVYTGMESKMALNYKCKSQKRSAVEKSMNTFLIIYLGILLFEAILSTILKYAWQAENKWDEPFYNQKTAQERNSSQILKFISDFLAFLVLYNFIIPISLYVTVEMQKFLGSFFIGWDLDLYHEESDQKAQVNTSDLNEELGQVEYVFTDKTGTLTENEMQFRECSINGIKYQEINGKLVPEGMTEDSPDGSLPCLSREEELFLKAVSLCHTVQISYDQTDGPGDPFSHANGFSPQMEYYASSPDEKALVEATKRMGVTFMGSHGEIMEIKTFGKAEKYKLLHVLEFDADRRRMSVILQKPSGEKVLFTKGAESAVLPYATSGEMEKTRVHVDEFALKGLRTLVVACRHFSADEYQEVDRRLHEARTALQQREERLVEVFNFIEKDLELLGATAVEDKLQDKVQETIESLRLAGIKVWVLTGDKHETAVSVSLSCGHFHRTMNILELVQQESDRECAVQLRTLARRIREDHVIQHGLVVDGVSLSLTLREHEKLFLEVCKSCSAVLCCRMAPLQKAKVVRLLKTSPEKPITLAIGDGANDVSMIQEAHVGIGIMGKEGRQAVRNSDYAIARFKFLAKLLLVHGHFYYIRIATLVQYFFYKNVCFITPQFLYQFFCLFSQQTLYDSVYLTLYNICFTSLPILVYSLFEQLVHPDVLQSKPALYRDISKNSLLSFKTFLYWTFLGFCHAFVFFFGSYILMGEDTTLMGNGQMFGNWTFGTLVFTVMVITVTLKLALETHFWTWMNHFVTWGSIAFYFIFSLFYGGIIWPFLHTQDMYFVFVQLLSSGSAWFAIFIIVITCLFPDVIKKVFYRHLQPTNTQKSQFIEDYQGIGCVDSMCCSSEGQNVCSRLGRLVERMMARCDPARATRCDLSLSNLCCKHISYKLEHDEPAALDE
- the LOC127943300 gene encoding phospholipid-transporting ATPase IF isoform X6, coding for MIRWIRQQLGFDPPHQSDTRTVYIANKFPQHGHYIPPRFADNRIISSKYTIWNFIPKNLFEQFRRIANFYFLIIFLVQLMIDTPTSPITSGLPLFFVITVTAIKQGYEDWLRHKADNEVNGAPVFVVRSGSLVQTKSKNIRVGDIVRVAKDETFPADLVLLSSDRAEGTCHITTTSLDGETNLKTHYAVPETAVSQSVSRLESLQAVLECQQPEADLYRFVGRITVTQQGEEIVRPLGPENLLLRGARLKNTKEIFGVAVYTGMESKMALNYKCKSQKRSAVEKSMNTFLIIYLGILLFEAILSTILKYAWQAENKWDEPFYNQKTAQERNSSQILKFISDFLAFLVLYNFIIPISLYVTVEMQKFLGSFFIGWDLDLYHEESDQKAQVNTSDLNEELGQVEYVFTDKTGTLTENEMQFRECSINGIKYQEINGKLVPEGMTEDSPDGSLPCLSREEELFLKAVSLCHTVQISYDQTDGPGDPFSHANGFSPQMEYYASSPDEKALVEATKRMGVTFMGSHGEIMEIKTFGKAEKYKLLHVLEFDADRRRMSVILQKPSGEKVLFTKGAESAVLPYATSGEMEKTRVHVDEFALKGLRTLVVACRHFSADEYQEVDRRLHEARTALQQREERLVEVFNFIEKDLELLGATAVEDKLQDKVQETIESLRLAGIKVWVLTGDKHETAVSVSLSCGHFHRTMNILELVQQESDRECAVQLRTLARRIREDHVIQHGLVVDGVSLSLTLREHEKLFLEVCKSCSAVLCCRMAPLQKAKVVRLLKTSPEKPITLAIGDGANDVSMIQEAHVGIGIMGKEGRQAVRNSDYAIARFKFLAKLLLVHGHFYYIRIATLVQYFFYKNVCFITPQFLYQFFCLFSQQTLYDSVYLTLYNICFTSLPILVYSLFEQLVHPDVLQSKPALYRDISKNSLLSFKTFLYWTFLGFCHAFVFFFGSYILMGEDTTLMGNGQMFGNWTFGTLVFTVMVITVTLKLALETHFWTWMNHFVTWGSIAFYFIFSLFYGGIIWPFLHTQDMYFVFVQLLSSGSAWFAIFIIVITCLFPDVIKKVFYRHLQPTNTQKSQFIEDYQGIGCVDSMCCSSEGQNVCSRLGRLVERMMARCDPARATRSLSDSDTFFSNDRSILTLSPMEVSHC